Proteins from a single region of Cytophagaceae bacterium:
- a CDS encoding type II toxin-antitoxin system mRNA interferase toxin, RelE/StbE family: MSAAKKQFEKLPQNIQLRIYKKIKALSQNPRPHGVEQLTDFEIHGDIFKKLFRIRIGDYRVIYSIEDEIITISIIRIKHRKEVYK, encoded by the coding sequence TTGAGTGCTGCAAAAAAACAATTTGAAAAGCTACCTCAGAATATTCAATTAAGAATTTATAAAAAAATTAAAGCTTTATCTCAAAACCCCAGACCCCATGGTGTTGAACAGCTAACAGATTTTGAAATTCATGGTGATATTTTTAAGAAATTATTCAGAATTAGAATTGGAGATTATCGTGTAATTTATTCAATAGAAGATGAAATCATAACGATTTCAATAATAAGAATCAAGCATCGTAAAGAAGTTTATAAATAA
- the miaB gene encoding tRNA (N6-isopentenyl adenosine(37)-C2)-methylthiotransferase MiaB, translating into MIVENDKSLSVEEKATLDEAKISNNEFVTGTKKLYIESYGCQMNFADSEVVASILRNNGYSTTSDVKEADLVLINTCAIRDNAEQKVRNRLSALNANKKQKPNLKIGVLGCMAERLKTKFLEEEKMVDMVVGPDAYRDLPNLLEEVEEGHKAVNVFLSREETYADIAPIRLDSNGVSAFISIMRGCDNMCSFCVVPYTRGRERSRDPHSIINEAKDLFQKGYKEVTLLGQNVDSYKWENEAKTEKYNFAQLLTEVAKINPELRVRFSTSHPKDITDEVLYAIKANENVCNYIHLPAQSGSSRILDLMNRTYDREWYLNKIDRIREILGEDCGISHDIITGFCTETEEDHQDTLSLMEYVKFDYGYMFFYSERPGTPAAKKLVDDVPEEIKKRRLNEIIEKQQTHSLFRNQLAIGKVHKVLIEGFSKRSKEELAGRNDQNKMIVFPKKHYKKGQYVNVLVNSCTAATLKGEIVE; encoded by the coding sequence ATGATTGTGGAAAATGATAAAAGCCTCAGTGTGGAGGAAAAAGCTACTTTAGATGAGGCCAAAATCTCAAACAATGAATTTGTAACCGGCACTAAAAAACTATATATCGAAAGTTATGGCTGCCAAATGAACTTTGCTGATAGCGAGGTGGTTGCTTCAATTCTTAGAAATAACGGATATTCTACAACTTCCGATGTAAAAGAAGCCGATTTGGTTTTAATTAATACCTGTGCCATCAGAGATAACGCTGAACAGAAAGTTAGAAACAGACTTAGTGCCCTCAATGCCAATAAAAAACAAAAACCAAATCTTAAAATCGGGGTTTTGGGCTGCATGGCCGAAAGGTTAAAAACCAAGTTTTTGGAAGAAGAAAAAATGGTTGATATGGTCGTAGGACCTGACGCTTATCGTGACCTGCCCAACTTACTTGAAGAAGTAGAAGAAGGTCATAAAGCAGTAAATGTTTTTCTTTCGCGTGAGGAAACTTATGCTGATATCGCACCTATCAGACTGGATTCTAATGGTGTTTCTGCTTTTATTTCTATCATGCGGGGCTGTGATAATATGTGCAGTTTTTGTGTGGTTCCATATACAAGAGGCCGTGAACGTAGTCGTGACCCACATTCAATTATCAATGAGGCAAAAGATTTATTTCAAAAAGGATATAAGGAGGTTACACTTTTGGGTCAAAATGTAGACTCTTACAAATGGGAAAATGAAGCCAAAACGGAAAAATATAATTTCGCCCAACTATTAACCGAAGTGGCCAAAATTAATCCGGAGCTGAGAGTGCGTTTTTCTACTTCGCATCCCAAGGATATCACCGACGAAGTATTGTATGCCATTAAAGCCAACGAAAATGTTTGTAATTACATTCATCTTCCCGCCCAGAGTGGCAGCAGTCGCATACTTGATTTAATGAACCGTACCTATGACCGTGAATGGTATCTTAATAAAATTGATCGTATCCGTGAGATTTTAGGAGAGGATTGCGGGATTTCTCATGACATTATTACAGGTTTTTGTACAGAAACTGAAGAAGATCATCAGGATACCCTCAGCCTGATGGAATATGTAAAATTTGATTACGGGTATATGTTTTTCTATTCGGAAAGACCCGGTACTCCTGCTGCAAAAAAATTAGTTGATGATGTGCCGGAAGAAATCAAAAAACGACGCCTTAATGAAATTATTGAAAAACAACAGACTCATTCTCTTTTTAGAAATCAACTGGCAATAGGCAAAGTTCATAAAGTATTAATTGAAGGTTTTTCAAAAAGATCTAAAGAAGAACTTGCAGGAAGAAACGACCAGAATAAGATGATTGTTTTTCCAAAAAAACATTATAAAAAAGGTCAATACGTCAACGTACTTGTAAACAGCTGCACCGCTGCTACGCTGAAAGGTGAAATTGTAGAATGA
- a CDS encoding sigma-54-dependent Fis family transcriptional regulator, with product MINTTEIQTVKNRFGVIGNAPSLNYALGVAIRVAPTDLTVLINGESGSGKESFSKIIHGLSGRKLGPFIAINCGAIPEGTIDSELFGHIKGSFTGAIEDRKGYFETTNGGTIFLDEIAEMPLGTQARLLRILENGEYIPVGSSKVKKTNVRVVAATNVNLQTAIEKGEFREDLYYRLNTVPIMVPPLRERGFDIELLFIKFTSDFAEKNHIQPVELTEEAKELLRAFRFPGNIRQLKNIAEQITILEKDRIINAAMLEKYLPKSQSSGLPALLTNNDLGGLNNYTERELLYKVLFDMKKDITELKKLVYSMMSSGVEMSPEISNNELFKEVIEPNVNYSRPVTIENEPVYPVYAKPLSENLIHIDDYQKNRENVEDITHETEEESLSLEKNEKEMIVKALRKSNFKRKYAAQSLGISERTLYRKIKQYDIEDED from the coding sequence ATGATTAATACCACAGAAATACAAACAGTAAAAAACAGATTTGGAGTAATTGGAAACGCTCCTTCGCTCAATTATGCACTCGGTGTGGCAATCAGAGTAGCACCCACCGACCTTACAGTTCTGATAAACGGTGAAAGTGGTAGCGGAAAAGAATCTTTTTCCAAAATAATACATGGATTAAGTGGACGAAAATTGGGTCCATTTATCGCTATAAACTGTGGTGCAATTCCGGAAGGAACAATTGACTCTGAGCTTTTCGGACACATAAAGGGTTCATTTACAGGAGCTATCGAAGACCGGAAAGGATATTTTGAAACTACCAACGGCGGTACGATTTTTTTGGATGAAATCGCCGAAATGCCACTTGGAACGCAAGCCAGGCTCCTTAGAATTCTTGAGAACGGTGAATACATACCTGTTGGATCCTCCAAAGTAAAAAAAACAAACGTAAGAGTAGTTGCTGCCACTAATGTCAATCTTCAGACGGCCATCGAGAAAGGTGAATTCAGAGAAGATCTTTATTATCGGCTCAACACGGTTCCTATAATGGTGCCACCTCTGAGAGAAAGAGGCTTCGATATAGAGCTTTTGTTTATAAAATTCACATCTGATTTTGCCGAAAAAAATCACATTCAACCTGTTGAACTTACCGAAGAAGCCAAAGAATTATTAAGGGCATTCAGGTTTCCGGGTAACATCAGACAACTTAAAAACATAGCCGAGCAGATCACAATTCTAGAAAAAGACCGGATCATTAATGCGGCAATGCTTGAGAAATACTTACCCAAAAGTCAGTCTTCGGGGCTTCCTGCACTACTTACAAATAATGATTTAGGCGGGCTCAACAATTACACCGAGAGGGAGCTACTCTATAAAGTGCTTTTTGATATGAAAAAAGACATAACTGAGCTCAAAAAATTGGTATATTCTATGATGTCGTCTGGAGTAGAAATGTCCCCGGAAATATCAAATAATGAACTATTTAAGGAGGTAATCGAACCCAATGTTAATTATTCAAGGCCTGTAACTATAGAAAACGAACCGGTTTATCCTGTTTATGCGAAACCTCTGAGCGAAAATCTGATTCATATCGATGACTATCAGAAAAACAGGGAAAATGTGGAGGATATTACCCATGAAACAGAAGAAGAATCACTTTCACTTGAAAAAAATGAGAAGGAAATGATAGTGAAAGCCCTCAGAAAAAGTAATTTTAAAAGAAAATATGCCGCACAGAGTCTAGGTATTTCGGAAAGAACACTGTACAGGAAAATAAAGCAATATGATATTGAGGATGAAGATTAA